The Sphingobacterium lactis sequence AGGTTGAACCTAAAACTGAGGAGGTAGCAAACTAATGGCAAACGAAAACATTCAATACGTAACTGCCCCTAAAGTAGAGGACAACCGTAAGAAGTACTGCCGATTCAAGAAAAACGGTATCAAGTACATCGACTACAAAGACGCAAACTTCTTATTGAAGTTCGTGAACGATCAAGGTAAGATTTTACCACGTCGTTTAA is a genomic window containing:
- the rpsR gene encoding 30S ribosomal protein S18; amino-acid sequence: MANENIQYVTAPKVEDNRKKYCRFKKNGIKYIDYKDANFLLKFVNDQGKILPRRLTGTSLKFQRKVAQAVKRARIIGLLPYVTDSLK